In Streptomyces erythrochromogenes, the DNA window AACCACGCCGCAGCCGGTGGCGGATCCGGGGTACGGCCGCACTGGAGCGCCCTGGGTCGTACCGGGCGCTGATACGCTGCCGCCCGGATGTTAACGCACACATTTGCAGAAGGGGCGACCGACAGCGTGGTCCTCGATGACGCGTCCGCGGAGTTCCACGACTTCTTCGAACGCCACTACGCCGAACTCGCCCGGTTCGCCCATCTCCTGACGGGCGAGGCGGACGGTGCCGACGATCTGGCCGCGGACGCCCTGATCGCACTGTGGCAGCGCTGGGACCGGCTGCGCCAGGCCGAGTACCCACTCGCCTACGCGCGTGGCGTGGTCGCCAACCTGGCACGGTCACGGATCCGCAGCGCGGTGCGCGAGCGCCGCCGGATCGCCCTGTTCTGGTCCCGCGGCGCTGAGCCGTTGGACGGTCCGGACGTGGCCGCCGTGGTGGACGTGCGTACTGCTCTCGACCGGTTGCCGTTCCGGAAGCGGGCATGCGTGGTCCTGCGGCACGCCTTCGACCTGTCGGAGAAGGACACCGCTCTGGCGCTCGGAATATCGGTCGGTACGGTGAAGAGCCAGACCTCGAAGGGGATGGCCGAACTGGAACGGATGCTGGGCAGCACAGGAGCAGCCGGGGAACTGTTG includes these proteins:
- a CDS encoding SigE family RNA polymerase sigma factor, translating into MLTHTFAEGATDSVVLDDASAEFHDFFERHYAELARFAHLLTGEADGADDLAADALIALWQRWDRLRQAEYPLAYARGVVANLARSRIRSAVRERRRIALFWSRGAEPLDGPDVAAVVDVRTALDRLPFRKRACVVLRHAFDLSEKDTALALGISVGTVKSQTSKGMAELERMLGSTGAAGELLAGRRSR